One Primulina eburnea isolate SZY01 chromosome 4, ASM2296580v1, whole genome shotgun sequence genomic window, ttaatttttctactcCTAAATACTATTGTGAGCTTTTatatctctcttcttttttcttAATTACATATTTAGTCTCAAATATCATTTTACAATATACATTCTAGTTATATATTTAACGTAGGGTGGACAGTTTCTTTTGAACATGATGAAAATACGATACTCGTCACGAATAGAGGAGGATATAAAGAAGATTTTTTATTCGATTAAATAAATGAGTAACAAGATATGAGGATTTTCAGATATGAGGATTTTCAGATATTAGGATGAAGACGGGTTTTAATGAATCCTACCTATATCCAAGCAGAATATTTTTTGGCTATGATGtgaattttaatatgattttttgaaTTAGTcggatgaaaaaaaaattattaatataaagtTGATGTAATTTGTGTAGCATAATTATGTTAAAATAAATTGTTtctaatattttgttatttttctataatatttaattgataatttttatatttatttttccatAACGTTCTCGTCGTTTTAGTAAATATACGTATCTTACATGAAACAATTCAAATTTGAGATTATGGATATAATAAATAAGGTGATGGAGTATATAAATCTTactcaaattcaaatttgagaTTATGGATATAATAAATAAGGTGATGGAGTATATAAATCTTACTCAAATCCGATTTATTATCATCTTTAATTGAACGGAGAGACCTTGACATTGATCACCTTTTGCATGTCATTTTtcctaaaatttttattttttttgaagcAGCGTGAGTCATTTAAATTTCTTTTCCATGTatcataattattaaattatccaTTAATTTAATAGTCAATTCAAAGCTTTTGAATTTATAAAGTGAAATGCTGACCATATCTTAAGATgtaaaaaaatttctaaattgAATTGAAATCCATATATTATTTATCCAAAATCCGATGCGTTTTGATATTTTCCTAGAAGACGAGATTACCAGGTTCGGTGGCAGTGTAATGACAGTATATACATaaagttgaattattttaatttaatgctTCGTCAACGATCCATCCCCATTTTAATCGAATTTCCAGTTTCATTTAGTACGGCATAAATCATTTtcgtctaatttttttttatataaaaatcaattacatatacacatatatatatatatatatatatatatacatacacatatatatatgacCGACTTGTTTCCTTAATTTTGCTCACGATCATTACCTAATAGCTTACAATGTAGGCACATCCAAGAATCACAGATCCCAAACCGAACCATTTGACCTTTTGTAAGGATTCTCAAAGTGCTTGCATCCTCACCATCGCCACCGCTGCCACCACCGGGAATCTTGGAACATTAACGGCAATTCACCAAGCTTCAACGCCTATTCCCCCGCGCAACCCAAATGGAAAAAGAACCCCTCCTCCCTTATATCAGCCCCAGAATGTCACAACCATCACCGCCACCACCGCTTTGCCCTGTACCAGAAAACGCTGAAATTACGGTTCCGCCGATGCCCCTCACCCCTTCCTCTAAAGAACTCAAAGACATGCTCATCTTTGGTTCCCCTTCATCTTCATCATCCCTTCTGAAGGAGACTTCCTCTTCAAGCATTCTCGAGGCCTTGACTTTAAGCCTCACCTCCCCCAAACCTTCTATCACCAATATTGACGATGAAAGATCCAATCTTGATCCAGAAAACCAAAAATCTTGGTTGCGTGATCCCAACTATTCAGCTTCCAAAAGCAATCTCCACAGGTCCAAGACTGCGCCTGCCATGGCTACCATCAATGAGATTGACCATTCTTCTTGCACAAAGAAGCCACAGTTTGGTAAATCTTCAATTGTGAGACAGGGTTTTCTGCTTTTGATCGTGTATTTGGCTCTTGGTGTGGTTATTTACTTTGTCAACAAGGATAAATTCAGGGGGGTTGAGACACATCCTGTGGTTGATGCTTTGTACTTTTGCATTGTGACAATGTGTACGATTGGGTATGGCGACATAACCCCTGATAGTACTTTAACTAAGCTGTTTTCTATTGCATTTGTACTTGTGGGGTTTGGGTTTATTGATATTTTGTTATCTGGGATGGTTAGTTATGTGCTTGATTTACAAGAGAACTATCTTTTAAGGACTATCAAGGGTAGGGGATCTCATGATCCTGGATCTTATATTATTGATGTGAAAAAGGGGAGGATGAGGATTCGGATGAAAGTGACACTGGCCTTGGGGGTTGTGGTTCTTTGTATTGGAATTGGGGTTGCTGTTTTGCATTTTGTTGAGAAGATGAATTTATTGGATTCATTCTATTTGTCGGTTATGTCTGTCACAACCGTTGGATATGGTGACAGGGCATTTAATTCTGTAACGGGTCGGATTTTTGCATCGGTTTGGTTGCTTGTGTCTACACTTGCGGTTGCTAGAGCCTTTCTTTACTTGGCTGAGGCCAGAGTCGATAAGCGGCATAGAAGGATGGCAAAGTGGGTGCTTGGACAAGATATGACTGTAGCTCAATTTCTTGCTGCTGATATTGATAACAATGGTTTTGTGAGGTATGTTCTTAATTATCTGTCAGTAATTTAGTTAACTGGAAATTGTAGTTGATACAAGTATGTGTTGACATATTTAAATCGAGATGGTTTACTAGGTTCTAGTTTAGCACCTGTGTATCCATTTTGAACCTCCAAACTATGCAAGAACTAAACTATAGTTTCCGAACTTATGTGCGTCTTTATATACAGGTCCAAGAACCAACCAGTGTACCTCCTTTTCATGAACCTGCCCTGAACTTAGGAATTTCACTTAAATAGGCAATTGAGATCTTTTCGTGTTCATTGCTTCttgaaaattatttttgttCTTTAATTGTTAAGATGACCTTTTTAGTTTCTCGATTATGAGACGGATTATATGCATATACAATTTAACTTTTCTCACATTTCGAGGCGCAGTAATAACTTTATCCTGTGTACTGGTAACAATTGCACCAGGGTATTCCCATCAAATTCGTCTGATGGATACAAATTTTATGGTTCGAGTGAAAAATTCTCTGTATATTTTAACACTTTACATACTTCTATTTGCATATCGACTCCCCTAGGAATGAAATCTAATTATGAAATTCCATATTTTTGTTTCGACTATATATTTTATCTCTCTCTTTCTTGACATAGTGctcggtttttttaaaaaatgatttgTTCCTTCTCGTGTTATGTGCAGTAAATCCGAGTACGTAATATACAAGCTTAAAGAAATGTGCAAGGTTTCGGAAAAAGACATCTTGCAGATATGCAGACAGTTTGATCGTTTGGATCCTGGAAACTGTGGTAAGATCACCCTAGGCGATCTTATTGAAAGTCACCACTGATCAAAAAGATGCAGTTCATCTACAGATTGTACGAAGCTATGATATTATCTGTTGTTTTCTGCTACACAATGGTGGTTCCTCTCCAGAACTCTTGAAAATATTATTAGCATACAAGAGATCATTAAATACAAAGGAGCCGTGTGACCTCTGTTTTGGTTTGCAACGATCGTGGGACAACAGATGAGACCAGTTTTTCTACCTAAAGTTCAAAGCATCGGGGTCTTTCAGGATACATGGCTCGTCTCGGGTGGAAATACGTCAGCCAGTTAGTGCTAACAAAGTATGGAAGTTCGACATGTTCATTTCGTTGTATATATGATAGCGGTTCTTGTTTCTTCTATAAGTTGCTTAGATATGGAGTGCCGAGGCAAAGGCGATCAGATGAGGGAAACTTGAAAAGTATGAACTAAAATATGATGAGGAATTAATATAACAATGATTTTTTTCTGACTGATCAACTAATATATATAGTCTTGTAACGTAGCAAGACAGTTCagagttgtttttctttttttccattttatttTGATGGAAGGATTGGAATTTGAATTTACGTTAGTTTTATTTCTTTACTTGATTTCATATTATCGCttgtcaaaattttcaattttagttttaaatttggtgtttcaaatttccAATTACAGGAAtcgttttttcaatttttttttaattcatttcCACTTTTCGAATAAAATGATCTGACGTAAACACAACCTTTGTTTTCGAAACTGCTGGTAAAATCTCAACTGACAAATTTTATGTACATGCTGAATGTGTTTTTTCAATGCTTACACATCAAGTTATTCCGAAACTAAGGTTCTTCAAGTTATAAAACTATCATTTTAAATAGATATTAGTAAAAGCATAAACTATTTGAATCACACAAAAACTGATTGTCTTGTTGATCAATTTTGTAAGATGAATCTCCAATCCGACGTGttctataaaaaatattacatttttatgttcaaaatattttttttgggtCGACAAGATCTGTGAGATTATTTATCAGAAGTTTTAACTATAAACTTAAAAACATTTAGAATTTTGTCCTTTTAAACTTTAAACTAAGATGAGGCAGGGAGCCATCAGCCACATGGTTTATTCCATTTCCCTTTGTTGAAATAGATCGACATGGTCATAAATCAAATAGTGACTCAAAAGATATTGAAAGACTGTTGGTTgcataatatataatttaaaaaaatgatttagaAAACTAATGACAAATCGGGGGTTGTTGGACCAAGTCAAGTCTTGCACGATCATCATTTAAAAACAATACTTACCTAGTATCAACTTACTTAATCCACTAATGTCTCGGGAGgcgtgaatatatatatatatatatatatatatatatatatatatatatataaagatttcTTATCGAAATATTTATCGGTAAAAAGGTATAATTGCTATGTTAGTttaggtaaaaatttgtgtgagacgatctcacgaatcgtatttatgagacagatctcttatttgagttatccaagATGAGACTGAGTCATTATTTTATTGGTGCATAGTTTGTGGGATTTCAGTGTAATTTTAAGTCAAAATCACTATTCTATCTCTTCCCATCGTCAAGTTAATTGAAAATCTAATGCTTCAATTAGAGTTGGCATGAGACGTAAATTCCGAAGTTTAAAAATGTTCAAAAAATTTGTTGACTCGTTCAATATATACATTCCAAATGGAGTAGATGGGATATAATGATTGGGAAATTGACTTTGCTTCCCTCTTCCAATTGTCTATAGATAAGGcatcaaatataatttaattatatgattttttgaaTGCCAAATGTATAATCCTATGTATTACAATTTATCAAATATATCATAATGTATACaaacaaaaaatttgaattatGATTAACTATATTCtacaatttatattatattttaaaataatttcattataaaaaattaaatttaaaaatattaataatatatagcTTAAAATAAATACACGGAATAATAGTgagattaaatttaaataagttGTTGATAATACTGGATTAAAATtatttcattttattaaaaatttattttggatacacaattaaaaatataattaaggaTTTATAATATCATTATGTATTGTATAATACAGTTAATCAATAaataattacaataaaattctcaaaaattcAAATCCTAAATAATTAAGAGTTGTCGATTTACTTAATTGAAAGCCACATCACAATTCTAATtgtcaaattttaatatttgatcagttaattattcttttgactagattaaatttatatataaataaaaatcaaatatgtcatctatattattattattatattattattaagtttgacacttttaaaataattatcttagaatagaaaaaaatctaaacaaaactTCCATTTTAAATTAAAGAACTCTTCTAAATCGAAAATAATTCtatgttaattttttaatattatttgatcaaattaaaaattataataacaGATGTAATTCGTGTGTatcttttattaatatataacgGTAGGAGAAAATGGCGACGTAATAGTACTAGAAAAGggaatataattaaaatatgttGTCTTAttcgttatttatttatttttgttggaAAGTGAGACCATTGAATCAGTCAACAGCTGACTTAATCACGTTTTTCGACTCAGAACTTTAGACTTTGTGGTCCAATATTTATCAAATTGCAACATGGTAAACTTTTGATACATGAATGTCCCCTTTAatcataatttttattaaataaaaatacacaccaaatattataaaattattgaTACCAATGACATAacttaaaatcttaaattgTACTAATTAAAATTAACAATTTTACGTATGGTTTGCGTATGAATTTCGTGGATAGGTCAATATCTAGAGTTCATGGACATGTCACTGAAATTATGCATATAAATTTTGATACGACGAACGTTCACCGTATTCTTTATGTGAGCATCGATGACGACCAACTCACTTATTGGaagtataattttgatatatttcacTACATTCAATATGTGAGTAACTCATCAGCGATGCTAGTAGAGATAACATGATGTGTATGTAGCATATCTGAAATGAATATTTGATTCCGAATCAATTAATAGTCTCTATTTTGTATTTCGAGACTAATTTGAATTGACTTGATCATTCATAAGATTTGTTTTCCTAAATATAGATAATCTTATTCTTGAGAATTATTCAAGATAATTTGTGAACTCATCTATaagatataatataatttaaatagagTGAGATCCTATTAAAATTCAGGTTTCCTTGTTTATAGGTGGGAAAATCTATGAAAATCTTGATCAAGAAGAGTTTTATATATTGTGAAAGTTAGGTCGATTAAAGCAGAaaagacgacgagagaagagTTGCTTACGGCTAATGAAGTTTTTGCTGAAACTGATCAAATTCGATTTTGAAGATTCACGTAAAGAGTTTGAGTGATTGACTCACATCGTGATCGTGTTGCTGTCTAGTGTTGACAACACTCcaagaacaacactgacgcagaATGTTGATCGAAGAGTGATTGTGTTTGGCTTTGTGCTATATGTGTCAATtttatgcatctagtttttAGTAGCGATTTGTTTTGATGTATTTTGGTGTCTTTGAGTGTCAAGAAATTTAGGTTTGTTAGTCTCACAAGTATTGGTTTGTTAAAATGAGTtacataattttcttgtgaatttTCTTGCCATGAGTCGTCACACAAGTATTCTTACTTGTGCATGATTTAAATAACTGGTGTTCATTTATTAAAGTTACGTGtgtgttaattattaatttgtgCCAAGTATTATGTGCTGATGTTAACAATGTAAAGCACAACATCAAATTCCGATATACTAATTTACAGTTATGTACTGTAAGTTTATGTGCAACAACCCTTTCAATATCAAAACAGATATATATTAGATGCCACCTTTGAATTCTGCAGTGATCGGGACTTGGTTGGAATCAAATATCAAAGGCCATTTACGGCCTTACGTACACTTGTCGACGCTACTAAGGTCAACAATCTCATGCCCCTTTTTTTTGTCATGGAAAATTCTTACATATTCAATCATATCGTTTCACTTAACAAATTTTTAACTTATTAAGATTATTTCTTTTTTCAGATTTCactatttataaatttattaaaatatagacTCATTCGATATTCTTTTTCAAAAGAGAAAAATCGATATATCGTGTGACTGATATTATATCTCTATAAAAAAAGGGAAAAATTCTAAATCACAACCTTTCTGCAGTTAATGGTGTGCATGCATTTGTACTCAACTTATCTcatagtaggtctcttgtgcgATGGtctttcaaatttttatctatgagacaaGTCAACACTACTGATATTTACGatcaaaagtaatactcttagcataaaaagtaatattttttcatggatgacacaaataagagatacgtgagatagtctcacacaaatttttgtcatatataatatattcgccattttcaataaattaaaatacatttttatatagagtatttataatttatattttttcctattttcaaaaatatttctaCTATATAAAATCGAATTATTACTTTTACTATGTACGTAAAAAAAGTATATTATGGTTCgtatatgtatataatatataaaacaaCCTATATGGTCATTTTCTACTCGTTCTTTATGCAATGCATGGATACTAAATAAACATTATCATTAACTTTATTCAAGCAATTATTTATTGAcagtcattttttaaaaaaagttcaaGAAATAACAAAAATTGAAGGAATTGAAGAATTTATTAATCTGAAAATGTAATTAAATGTAAATAATTGAGTAGCCAAAACGTTCATATATAATAGTTCTCCTTTAATTGTCGGTACAGATCCCTCCAAACGAGTAACACTAACTGGTAAGAAGATTAGCAGTGATTTGGTTTTGACCAAACCTTATACTTTAGGATTATTACATGTGAAGtcgaaataatatataaatttctcCAATTTCCATTCGAACAGATTAAATTCAAATCGCATATTATATACGAGAAGACGGTCTCAAAGATATATTTTCGTTAAATGTATCGACGTGATctatatttaaattgaaaaattataaatttgatataaaaatataatcttTTTAATGAATTGAGTTAAATAGAAAACAcgtgtcaaaaaaaaaattccttatTTGATTTATAGTGAGCATGTTAATTGGGATGTGACATGGCAAGCCGGTCATACTTGCCCGTCTGAATgtaaacatattactatattatCATGCTTCAATTATAagatatttcattaattttttttagatatttatttaattaagttaaatattaatttaaaaacaaaaataaaacataaaaaggCTTATGTTTTGAGAGAGTAATATCGAAAAATAGTATTTGTTCTAGGGTTATTTTTGTCAAATTATTAagttatttacaaaaatgcgAGCTTTCTAAAAGAATAATGCTTCacatgtttttgtttttttatagcAAAATAACAACACAACAGTATGTTTTTTGGTCGGCAAGTAGAGAGGACCATATGATATATCATGTGCTTTGATTTTGAACAAAGCGCCATAGATTGTTAAATTTATCATTTTCGACACCAACGTTAGTTAATCTTTCGACGGAATTCCGCGAATAGATTTTAAACGACTTCAatacataaaattttgaaatctataaatttcaaaaccatttaTTCAGAAATTATCCAAATACATGTTAGGCATTCTCATtgccacaaaaaaaaaaaattagttcacggtaataataataataagtgcATCTCTTCTTTATGGAACCATTTTTTAGGTTTCAAATAATGAAAAATGTGAAAAGGAGAATGGAAAGTTGACATGTAATTAAGGGACAATGGGGGGCAAAGAGATACCAAACTCCGGAGAATTAACCAAAGAACATCTCCCACGTGCCAGCGAAGTGTCGCTTTTGGTCAAAATGGCGGTGGATCAGTGGGGACACGTGCCAGGCCACTCGTTCTTGCCAGGTTAACCAATTTTTTGAAACATTGACGTTTCGTAAACAAAGACTACTTCACTGAACTGCTGACACAACTCACATACAATTTATACCCATTGTgtcacaattttattttattacaatATGCTCATTTTCctatattatattttcattaattttgtCAATCAAAAAACTGTATTAAATGGGACCCGTATAAAAGTAATAGGATACATCGTCAAAGCTTAAATATAAAGACTTCACAAGCAAAATTTGCCCAAATTGTCAAATCCTGTTCTTCCTTTGCAACCCTACTTAATTTCTTCTTTCCTCAATCTCCATGTCTGAAAATTTCAGCGACTACTACTATCACCACCCCTTTCAAGATCATGTTGATAATGGCCGCAACAACACCGCCGGAAACACTTTTGCTTATATGCAGAACCCATCTGTTCAGAATCTGCTAATGATTGACCAGTCTAATAGTTACATGAGTTTCACCGGCGGGATTTTGCATGGAAGCTTTGGACAGAACGTTCCGGATTCATTTGGGTCGTCTTCTGAGGTGTTTTACACAGCGAAGGATGAGCAGAAACCGGTGGTGGACGGTGGTGAAAACCCTACTACGCCCAACTCATCGATTTCCTCTTCTTCCACTGAGGCAGCTGCAGGTGAGGAAGATGTGAGCAAGAACAAGAAAGCAGATGGTAAAAAAGAGAACCCTGAAGATGGAGAAGACAGCAGCTCTAAGAAAGAGTTAGattcttattttttatttattctttgtcgaaattaaagttaattattaatGTTATCAATTGATGAATGAAGGGGTACCAAAGGTAAGAAGAAAGGAGAGAAGAAGCAAAGGGAGCCCATATTTGCTTTCATGACGAAGAGTGAAGTTGATCATTTGGAAGATGgatacagatggagaaaatatGGACAAAAAGCAGTCAAGAATAGCCCATATCCAAGGTTTATTCGATGTTAATTTCCTCGAAATTTATCGAGTTTCCTGGTACAATAATTACAAGCTAATTAATATTCATGATTCGCAATCCACTTGCTTGTATTCAACCTTAAACGTAACGTACCTAATAACAACTTGCATGCATATACACTCAGATTTATATGTATACATTTGTACTTTAGTCGGTATATGTTGGAAGAACCAAATTTATGTACTACTTTTAAAAATGACTCTTTGAACACCTTTAATTTGCACGTAGTTTGAACACAACAACCCTAGTGTGAATTGAATTCAGGATCTCAGGCAACCGTAGTCAACGATGTTATTTTCTAAAAACAACCCCTTTTTTTGAAGAATATTCCGCACTACTTAATAACAAAAGCTGCTAATGCCCCTTGCAGAAGCTACTACAGATGCACGACTCAGAAATGTCCGGTCAAGAAACGCGTCGAAAGATCCTACCAAGACCCATCGATCGTCATCACGACCTACGAAGGCCAACACAACCACCATCTTCCGACAAGTCTCCGGGGAACTGTGGCCACAATATTCCCTCCCTCCATGCTAACTCCGCCGTTGACAATGGACTGCCCTCCGACCAACTATCCTGATCAAGAAATGTTTATTCATCAAATGCCTTACAATGTATACGGATACGGAGGCGGCGGCTCCAGCAATGTGTATCATCAGCAAACTTTAAACACACGCTGACAATCAACAGTACCAGATTTCTgattatgggacgctgcaagaTATATTCCCCTCAGTCTTCCCGAAGCAGGAGACCTGATGAGACATTCTAGGTCTAACCCGTTCCGAGGTTTCTTTATATTTTCCTCTCTTTAggcattttttttaaagtatcTTCTCCCGTGTGTCCTAATTATTTTCCCAAAACCTACGAATCGCACGCATTTGTACTTAATATAATACTATGAAGTTCACTATCATCTTAATTTACATATATATGGAGTAGCTAGCGACCTCATCTGCCATTGTTGTTTGATGTACTAATTAATTAATCGGGTATGGTATGAAAAATTACTGcgcaaattaaataatatagtttaCATCTTATCAGAAAATTAACACTGCAAACTCTCGCACTCCATGCTTTAAATAATCTAGCTACGTTCAATATCCAAAATTCATTCATAAGATTAATATATATGTGGTATGTTTAGATTTCAAGTCTAAAAGAATCGGTTCAGAagttactttttttttaaaaatttgttgaATATTTCTGAATGATATGAATAACTACGCCAGACATAAATTTAATCAGTGTAacaatgatatatttttattttaaaaaatacatttacAACAATGAGACAGATCTATATCAGATTACCTGAAGAACAGTACTGCAACCAAAGATCTAACATTTTGTACAATACGTAGTCAAAATACTACCATTATTTTCAACACTTGAAATAACATTTTGAACAGAAATTTGGAAGATCCGAACAAATTAGGGGTGAGTCTGTCACGGCATattgtatggacattatttaGTTTGACTATACATAATTGAGAATTGAGcaggtctcttatgagacggtctcacgaatatttatctgtgagacgaggtCAACCTTACTGAtactcacaataaaaagtaatactcttaacataaaaagtaatattttttcatggatcacccaaataagagatacgtctcacaaaatacgacctgttagaccgtctcacataagtttttgcctacaTAATTCATACTAATATTGGCGCGTGTGAAAAATTAACTACTTAGTTAAAAATGTTTTATACACCAATTAAAGATTAGATGGAGGTTTTCTCAATTTTTTAAGTTTTATGTGAGTTAAAACATACATAGAATAACTTCTAAAATGCTTAAAAATAGGTTTTGTTTTTGTCATCATAAGTAAATGAATATACCAATAGTAGGTAGTTACTATAATAGTCACATTCTTAATATAGGATAGTGATGACAAAAAAAGTCAAAATGTTAGGTTGATGCTATACATTATCATGCATGAAGAAACATATAGATTAGATTTGTTTGTTGGGATTGCTATCTAAATATGTTATTTAAGTTGACGAAAGAATTAAGTAATGCCTCAAGTTCCACTACGAAAATTCTTTGAATAGTGGAGATATTCTAAATTAAAGGGTCATCAGATATCATCGGATCTTGTTAGAAGCTTCGTTAAAGTTTGTCAGAACTAACTCAAAGCCTGATCACATACACTACCTCGAATTAGCTCCCTATCATTTGTCAAATGTTAGGGAGCAATTTCGAGCGAGGTTGCCAATCTCCTATAGAACAAGAGCATGAACAGAGAAGAATGGGAGGGAAAGAAGACTCGAGAGGAAGCTGAAGTTTTTGTTACTAATCTCGATAAATGTTTACATTCCTCGTTCTTTAGTGTGTATAAAAATCACCAACTGATTCATTAATCATTATACTTCAACTTTCTATTCTTTACATTCCTCGTtctttaattgatttattttcATTCTTCCATGGTATCAACATTCGAGCTAGGCAGGAATAAGATTCACTTGAAGACCTCCAAATTCCCATTGCTCAAATAACTCATAGTAATTTTACATCTACTTAAAAAGTGGGTGCATTAGTTTGTAGCAGAGGCCCATCATGCATGCGTTGCTGTCTACGAAGGTTTTTGTGTACGTTCCATCTGGAATTATGCATTTCTAAACTCTTAGATGATATAAATCTCCCGTATTTAATTTTATAGAAACTTGCACCGTATTGGAAATCTAAAGCCCAAACGTTACAATTTGCACATTACGAGGAGAATTACTCCAAGTAGAAACTTGCCTAACCGTATGAGAACAGTATTCAAAACCCACTTCCATTTGCACTAACATGAGATTTATTCTAAGTCGTTTACTTATTGTTGCTTCTTGTTGTATTCGATGATTTAAGGACAAACAAGGGGATTTTTTATGCGTTTTttcattttatattatattatattttactaatTAAGTTTTAATGATTGTAATTTCTTTTAAAGTAAAATACAGTAGAGTATCCTCTTGTTTATGTCCATATTTTTGTAATATGTGGTACTTGAATATATGTATGTTTCCTTCatctaatttgttttttttttttaaattagatCCAGTTGGTCTTTTTTTTGGGAAATGGAAGATGACAAATCGGATGCATTTGAAGAGTTGGAGGAAGACTACGGGGAAGAAACCGAAATTGATCAGA contains:
- the LOC140829113 gene encoding two-pore potassium channel 3-like translates to MEKEPLLPYISPRMSQPSPPPPLCPVPENAEITVPPMPLTPSSKELKDMLIFGSPSSSSSLLKETSSSSILEALTLSLTSPKPSITNIDDERSNLDPENQKSWLRDPNYSASKSNLHRSKTAPAMATINEIDHSSCTKKPQFGKSSIVRQGFLLLIVYLALGVVIYFVNKDKFRGVETHPVVDALYFCIVTMCTIGYGDITPDSTLTKLFSIAFVLVGFGFIDILLSGMVSYVLDLQENYLLRTIKGRGSHDPGSYIIDVKKGRMRIRMKVTLALGVVVLCIGIGVAVLHFVEKMNLLDSFYLSVMSVTTVGYGDRAFNSVTGRIFASVWLLVSTLAVARAFLYLAEARVDKRHRRMAKWVLGQDMTVAQFLAADIDNNGFVSKSEYVIYKLKEMCKVSEKDILQICRQFDRLDPGNCGKITLGDLIESHH